A part of Agrobacterium vitis genomic DNA contains:
- a CDS encoding NAD-dependent succinate-semialdehyde dehydrogenase translates to MHNLKDNTLLRQQGLIGGEWVDAASTKVIDVIDPATQSVMGTVPDMGAEDTSAAIKAAEKAFKLWKKKTHAERAGLLEAWYGLMIEHVEDLALILTMEQGKPLDEARGEIRYGASFVKWFAEEARRIGGHTIPSPTTDRRIVVLKEPVGVCGIITPWNFPNAMITRKVAPALAAGCTVVIKPSDFTPYSALALGVLAERAGIPAGVVNIVTGMPTEIGNEIMANDVVRKISFTGSTRVGSLLMRGAADTIKKLSLELGGNAPFIVFDDADLDLAVEGAIVSKFRNGGQTCVCANRILVQSGVYDAFAAKLTARVNAMKVGPGTEQGVSIGPMINEAAIGKIRQHVEDAVSKGAKIATESHALPEGKQFTAPIVLTGATTDMLLASEETFGPVAPLFKFETEEEALEIANGTPFGLAAYFYTESLKRSWRVAEALEAGMIGLNTGAISTEVAPFGGVKQSGLGREGAQIGIEEYLEMKTFHIGGLA, encoded by the coding sequence ATGCATAATCTCAAAGACAACACCTTGCTGCGCCAGCAGGGGCTGATTGGCGGCGAATGGGTCGATGCGGCCTCCACCAAGGTGATCGATGTCATTGATCCGGCCACACAATCGGTGATGGGCACGGTGCCGGATATGGGCGCCGAGGACACAAGCGCCGCTATCAAGGCTGCCGAAAAGGCCTTCAAGCTCTGGAAGAAAAAGACTCATGCCGAGCGCGCCGGGCTGCTGGAAGCTTGGTACGGCCTGATGATCGAGCATGTCGAGGATCTGGCGCTGATTCTGACGATGGAACAGGGCAAGCCGCTGGATGAAGCGCGCGGCGAAATCCGCTACGGCGCCTCCTTCGTCAAATGGTTTGCGGAAGAGGCGCGCCGCATCGGCGGCCATACCATTCCCTCGCCAACCACCGACCGCCGCATTGTCGTGCTGAAGGAGCCGGTTGGTGTCTGCGGCATCATCACGCCCTGGAATTTCCCCAACGCGATGATCACCCGCAAAGTGGCCCCGGCCTTGGCGGCGGGCTGCACCGTGGTGATCAAGCCCTCGGATTTCACGCCCTATTCGGCGCTGGCGCTGGGCGTGCTGGCTGAGCGTGCCGGTATTCCGGCGGGTGTCGTCAACATCGTCACCGGCATGCCGACCGAGATCGGCAATGAAATCATGGCCAATGACGTCGTGCGCAAGATTTCCTTTACCGGCTCCACTCGGGTCGGATCGCTGCTGATGCGCGGTGCCGCCGATACGATCAAGAAGCTCAGCCTGGAGCTTGGTGGCAATGCGCCATTCATCGTGTTCGACGATGCCGATCTCGATCTGGCTGTGGAAGGCGCCATCGTGTCGAAATTCCGCAATGGCGGCCAGACCTGCGTCTGCGCCAACCGCATCCTGGTTCAGTCCGGCGTCTACGATGCCTTCGCAGCCAAGCTGACGGCCCGGGTCAATGCCATGAAGGTTGGCCCCGGAACCGAGCAAGGCGTTTCGATCGGACCGATGATCAACGAGGCGGCAATCGGCAAGATCCGCCAGCATGTCGAGGATGCCGTTTCCAAGGGCGCGAAAATTGCCACGGAGAGCCATGCGCTGCCGGAGGGCAAGCAGTTCACCGCCCCCATCGTTCTGACCGGCGCCACCACGGATATGCTGCTGGCCAGCGAAGAGACTTTTGGCCCGGTCGCGCCGCTGTTCAAGTTCGAAACCGAGGAAGAAGCGCTGGAGATTGCCAATGGCACGCCCTTCGGTCTGGCCGCCTATTTCTACACCGAGAGCCTGAAGCGCTCCTGGCGGGTGGCCGAGGCGCTGGAAGCGGGGATGATTGGTCTGAATACCGGAGCCATTTCCACGGAAGTGGCACCGTTTGGCGGCGTCAAGCAATCCGGCCTTGGCCGCGAAGGCGCCCAGATCGGCATCGAGGAATATCTGGAAATGAAGACCTTCCATATCGGCGGTCTGGCCTGA
- a CDS encoding LysR family transcriptional regulator, whose amino-acid sequence MSLSLRQIRYFVATAESGQVSQAAINLAISQSAVTTAIKELETIVGAPLFERTPHGMDLTEAGRLLLSQAYDILRKVDDITTLNPVTGKVQGKLSVAASYTVIGYFLPLHIERLKRQFPGVDIQLFELNRESVEEGLLANRYDVAVLLTSNILNPELTTETLLNSQRRLWLPARHPLLTRPSVGLKDVAEENYIMLTVDEASHTTLRYWSPTPYQPKVTLRTSSVEAVRSLVANGQGVAILSDMVHRPWSLEGRRIETVTLTDPVPSMDVGLAWRRNADFSPAMEAFRAYFRRAFHIPG is encoded by the coding sequence ATGTCGCTCAGTCTTCGTCAGATCCGCTATTTCGTGGCAACCGCCGAATCCGGGCAGGTCTCGCAGGCAGCCATCAACCTCGCCATCTCTCAATCGGCGGTGACCACCGCAATCAAGGAGCTTGAAACCATTGTCGGCGCGCCGCTGTTCGAGCGTACGCCGCATGGCATGGACCTGACCGAGGCCGGGCGTCTGCTGCTATCCCAGGCCTATGACATTCTGCGGAAGGTCGATGACATCACCACGCTCAATCCCGTCACCGGCAAGGTGCAGGGAAAGCTCAGCGTCGCCGCCAGCTATACGGTGATCGGTTATTTTCTGCCGCTGCATATCGAAAGGTTGAAACGGCAATTTCCGGGGGTCGATATTCAGCTATTCGAACTCAACCGGGAAAGCGTCGAGGAGGGTCTGCTCGCCAATCGCTATGACGTCGCCGTGCTGCTGACGTCAAACATTCTCAACCCGGAACTGACCACCGAAACACTGCTGAATTCGCAGCGGCGCCTCTGGCTACCGGCCCGCCATCCGCTTCTGACCCGTCCCTCGGTTGGCCTGAAGGACGTGGCGGAGGAAAACTATATCATGCTGACGGTGGACGAAGCGTCGCATACCACGCTGAGATACTGGAGCCCGACGCCCTACCAGCCGAAGGTGACGCTGCGGACATCCTCGGTCGAAGCCGTGCGCTCACTGGTCGCCAATGGCCAGGGCGTCGCCATTCTCTCCGATATGGTGCATCGGCCATGGTCACTGGAGGGTAGACGGATCGAGACGGTCACGCTGACCGATCCGGTACCATCAATGGATGTCGGCCTTGCCTGGCGGCGCAATGCGGACTTCAGCCCGGCCATGGAGGCGTTCCGCGCCTATTTCCGGCGGGCCTTTCATATTCCGGGGTAG
- a CDS encoding 5-oxoprolinase subunit PxpA — MALESVDINCDLGEAFGRWRIGDTADQALMGLISSANIATGFHAGDPNLMDETVRLAVEHGVGIGAHPGYDDLQGFGRRKINGTPRELVNDIVYQVGALKEFMRRHGSSLQHVKPHGALYMEMAVNPELAQLFVHYMRIANPNAYVLCMAGSATEIAAREAGQPVAREFYADRDYDESGSIVFTRDVGRPDPAAIARKVLRACLEGKVTAVTGKDIEVPFETICFHSDTLGAFDIVRHMRDALVAEGIRISPLSDILK, encoded by the coding sequence GTGGCGCTTGAATCTGTCGATATCAATTGTGATCTGGGCGAGGCCTTTGGCCGCTGGCGGATCGGCGATACCGCCGATCAGGCTTTGATGGGGCTGATCAGTTCCGCCAATATCGCCACCGGGTTTCACGCTGGCGATCCCAATCTGATGGATGAGACCGTGCGGCTGGCGGTGGAGCATGGTGTCGGTATCGGCGCTCATCCCGGTTATGACGATCTCCAGGGGTTTGGGCGCCGCAAGATCAATGGCACGCCGCGTGAATTGGTCAACGATATCGTCTATCAGGTCGGAGCGCTGAAGGAATTCATGCGCCGCCATGGGTCAAGCCTGCAACATGTGAAGCCACACGGCGCGCTCTATATGGAAATGGCTGTTAACCCCGAATTGGCGCAGCTTTTCGTGCACTATATGCGTATCGCCAACCCCAATGCCTATGTGCTGTGCATGGCGGGTTCTGCGACCGAAATCGCGGCGCGCGAGGCAGGCCAGCCGGTGGCGCGGGAATTCTACGCCGACCGTGATTATGACGAAAGCGGCTCTATCGTCTTTACCCGCGATGTCGGGCGTCCCGATCCCGCCGCCATTGCCCGCAAGGTGTTGCGCGCCTGCCTGGAAGGCAAGGTGACGGCGGTGACGGGCAAGGATATCGAAGTGCCGTTCGAGACCATCTGCTTCCATTCCGACACGCTGGGCGCTTTCGACATCGTCCGCCATATGCGCGACGCCCTGGTTGCCGAAGGCATTCGCATTTCGCCCCTTTCAGACATTCTCAAATAA
- a CDS encoding acetyl-CoA carboxylase, giving the protein MSTHEIRSPLPGTFYRKPSPDAPSFKNDGDAVAEGDVIGLIEVMKTFHEVHADAAGTGLIFVAEDNEPIMAGQVIAEVQA; this is encoded by the coding sequence ATGAGCACCCACGAGATCAGATCGCCCCTGCCTGGCACATTCTACCGCAAGCCGTCTCCCGATGCCCCGAGCTTCAAAAATGATGGAGACGCGGTGGCTGAAGGCGATGTCATTGGCTTGATTGAGGTGATGAAGACCTTTCATGAAGTGCATGCGGATGCCGCCGGCACTGGCCTCATCTTCGTGGCGGAAGACAATGAGCCGATCATGGCCGGTCAGGTGATCGCTGAGGTGCAGGCATGA
- a CDS encoding acetyl-CoA carboxylase biotin carboxylase subunit: MSISSLLVANRGEIAVRIIQAAKALGIRTVQVHSAADRDMLAVKLADQAVEIGPPSAAKSYLNIEAVLKAALETGVDAVHPGYGFLSESAAFAKAVTDAGLIFIGPSHEAISLLGDKVEARKVAMQAGVPTVPGSNGRVDDLDAGRAIVETIGFPVMIKAAAGGGGRGIRIAETMEDFERHFPQASSEALAAFGDGGLYIEKVITRARHVEVQILGDGENAIHCFERECSLQRRRQKVWEEGPSVRLPADVRKALCDSAVALARSVHYRGAGTVEYLYDEQSGEFYFIEVNTRIQVEHPVTEMITGIDLVQEMIRIAGGAPLSLRQEDVVLSGHAIECRINAEDPARGFLPGPGTVSTLHIPEGEGIRFDTMLYEGYQVPPFYDSLLGKLIVWAESREACLEKLGSTLEHFEIGGLATTIPLHKKLVADPSVRSADVHTRFLEPWLETAFPAPSKAPASKETV; this comes from the coding sequence ATGAGCATCTCGTCGCTATTGGTGGCCAACAGGGGCGAGATTGCCGTTCGGATCATCCAGGCGGCCAAGGCGCTCGGCATTCGCACCGTGCAGGTTCATTCCGCCGCCGATCGCGACATGCTGGCGGTCAAACTGGCCGATCAGGCGGTGGAGATCGGCCCGCCATCCGCCGCCAAGTCCTACCTGAATATCGAGGCCGTGCTGAAAGCGGCGCTGGAAACCGGTGTCGATGCCGTGCATCCGGGCTATGGCTTCCTGTCCGAAAGTGCTGCTTTCGCCAAGGCTGTCACCGATGCCGGGCTGATTTTCATTGGTCCAAGCCATGAAGCGATCAGTCTGTTGGGCGACAAGGTTGAGGCCCGGAAGGTGGCGATGCAGGCAGGTGTGCCGACGGTGCCGGGATCGAATGGCCGGGTGGATGATCTGGACGCAGGGCGGGCGATTGTCGAGACAATCGGGTTTCCTGTGATGATCAAGGCGGCTGCCGGTGGCGGTGGCCGGGGCATTCGCATTGCTGAGACCATGGAGGATTTCGAGCGGCATTTCCCGCAGGCGTCCTCCGAAGCGCTGGCTGCGTTTGGCGATGGCGGTCTTTACATCGAGAAGGTCATTACCCGCGCCCGCCATGTCGAAGTGCAGATCCTCGGCGATGGGGAAAATGCCATTCACTGCTTCGAGCGGGAATGCTCGCTGCAACGCCGCCGCCAGAAGGTCTGGGAAGAAGGCCCATCGGTGCGTCTGCCTGCGGATGTGCGAAAAGCCCTGTGCGACAGCGCCGTGGCGCTGGCCCGCTCGGTCCACTATCGCGGCGCGGGTACGGTTGAATATCTCTATGACGAGCAGAGCGGCGAATTTTATTTCATTGAGGTCAACACCCGCATCCAGGTCGAGCATCCGGTGACGGAAATGATTACCGGCATCGATCTGGTGCAGGAAATGATCCGCATTGCCGGTGGCGCGCCTTTGTCGCTGCGCCAGGAAGATGTGGTGCTTTCTGGCCATGCTATCGAATGCCGGATCAATGCCGAGGACCCGGCGCGTGGCTTTCTGCCTGGTCCGGGCACGGTCTCAACCCTGCACATTCCCGAGGGCGAGGGTATCCGCTTCGATACCATGCTCTATGAAGGCTATCAGGTGCCGCCGTTCTACGATTCCCTGCTCGGCAAGCTGATCGTCTGGGCGGAAAGCCGTGAGGCCTGCCTGGAAAAGCTTGGCTCGACGTTGGAGCACTTCGAGATTGGCGGCCTTGCCACCACCATCCCGCTGCACAAAAAGCTGGTGGCTGATCCCTCCGTGCGAAGCGCCGATGTCCATACCCGGTTTTTGGAGCCGTGGCTGGAAACGGCCTTTCCGGCTCCCTCCAAGGCACCCGCTTCAAAGGAGACTGTCTGA
- a CDS encoding 5-oxoprolinase subunit B family protein — MAMRYTFGGDEHLFVECSEAMSLEAFFTSLSMTNGISQARIKGVTEICPANASFQVKFDPDIIHPDDILKEVQAIEVAAAKSDPVIATRIVEIPVFYNDPWTHETLMRFRERHQEPEGTDLDYAAKINNYSGVEDFIAAHAGSPWFVSMVGFVSGLPFMYQMVEQQRQIEVPKYLRPRTDTPRLTVGHGGCFGCIYSVRGAGGYQMFGITPMPIYDPTQTTSYLRDFMVFFKPGDIVKFKPVDRDGYDQAVEEVDKGIFVPPIREVRFDLSEFQKDIGGYNARLEGLLHGH, encoded by the coding sequence ATGGCAATGCGATATACATTCGGCGGTGATGAGCATCTGTTCGTGGAATGCAGCGAGGCGATGTCGCTGGAAGCATTCTTCACCTCGCTGTCGATGACCAACGGCATTTCTCAAGCCCGGATCAAGGGCGTTACCGAGATCTGCCCGGCCAATGCCTCCTTCCAGGTCAAGTTCGATCCTGACATCATTCACCCCGATGATATTTTGAAGGAAGTCCAGGCCATCGAAGTGGCGGCGGCGAAAAGCGATCCGGTGATCGCCACGCGGATCGTCGAAATCCCGGTCTTCTACAACGATCCATGGACCCATGAGACTCTGATGCGGTTTCGCGAACGCCATCAGGAGCCTGAGGGCACCGATCTCGATTATGCCGCGAAGATCAACAATTACTCTGGGGTCGAAGACTTCATCGCCGCCCATGCCGGTTCACCCTGGTTTGTCTCCATGGTCGGCTTCGTGTCCGGCCTGCCTTTCATGTACCAGATGGTCGAGCAGCAGCGGCAGATCGAGGTGCCGAAATATCTGCGGCCCCGCACCGATACGCCGAGGCTGACGGTCGGCCACGGTGGCTGTTTCGGCTGTATCTATTCGGTGCGCGGTGCCGGCGGCTACCAGATGTTCGGCATTACCCCGATGCCGATCTACGATCCGACGCAAACCACCTCTTACCTGCGCGACTTCATGGTGTTCTTCAAGCCGGGCGATATCGTCAAGTTCAAGCCGGTGGATAGAGACGGTTACGATCAGGCGGTGGAAGAGGTGGACAAGGGCATATTCGTACCGCCGATCCGCGAGGTGCGCTTTGATCTCTCGGAATTCCAGAAAGACATCGGCGGCTACAACGCCAGGCTGGAGGGCCTTCTCCATGGTCATTAA
- a CDS encoding biotin-dependent carboxyltransferase family protein, with product MVIKVLHQGLATTVQDLGRPGYFHLGIPLGGAMDRLALKAANLLVGNDEGAAGLEAVFIGPKLEFAVDTMVAVTGAEMPIRLDGEEQPGWTAFKVRAGQVLSFDFLKAGARIYIAVAGGIDVPLALGSRSTYAIGALGGFKGRAIAAGDELPVGQAKPVPEGRTIPQALRRRPGAPAELRVLPGLYWDRLTEEAKGNFFADEWKVAPEADRMGYRFRGGRKLDFMPRTPPFGAGSDPSNIVDSCYPYGSIQVPGGTEPIVLHRDAVSGGGYFMVGTVISADMDLIGQLQPHTPTRFVKVDMEQALAARRERQAMIRDISAHLAKV from the coding sequence ATGGTCATTAAGGTTTTGCATCAAGGGCTTGCAACCACGGTTCAGGATCTGGGCCGTCCCGGTTATTTTCACCTCGGCATTCCCCTCGGCGGTGCCATGGATCGGCTGGCGCTGAAGGCCGCCAACCTGCTCGTCGGCAATGATGAAGGGGCGGCGGGGCTGGAAGCGGTGTTCATCGGACCGAAACTGGAATTTGCCGTCGACACCATGGTCGCCGTTACCGGAGCGGAAATGCCGATCCGGCTTGATGGCGAAGAACAGCCCGGCTGGACCGCCTTCAAGGTGCGTGCCGGTCAGGTGCTGAGTTTCGATTTCCTGAAAGCGGGGGCGCGGATCTATATCGCAGTTGCCGGTGGTATCGATGTGCCGCTGGCGCTCGGCTCACGCTCCACCTATGCCATCGGCGCGCTTGGTGGTTTCAAGGGTCGCGCAATTGCTGCTGGAGATGAATTGCCGGTCGGGCAGGCGAAGCCTGTGCCCGAAGGCCGGACCATTCCGCAGGCGCTGCGCCGCCGTCCGGGCGCGCCTGCCGAACTGCGCGTGCTGCCCGGTCTTTACTGGGATCGGTTGACGGAAGAGGCGAAGGGCAATTTTTTCGCGGACGAGTGGAAGGTAGCGCCTGAAGCTGACCGGATGGGCTACCGGTTTCGCGGCGGGCGCAAGCTTGATTTTATGCCCCGCACCCCGCCGTTCGGCGCCGGTTCCGATCCGTCCAACATTGTCGATAGCTGCTATCCCTACGGCTCGATCCAGGTGCCGGGTGGTACAGAGCCGATTGTCTTACACCGCGACGCCGTTTCCGGCGGCGGCTATTTCATGGTCGGCACGGTGATCTCAGCCGATATGGACCTGATCGGCCAATTGCAACCGCATACGCCGACCCGTTTCGTCAAAGTGGATATGGAGCAGGCATTGGCGGCACGGCGTGAGCGGCAGGCGATGATCCGCGACATCAGCGCCCATCTTGCCAAGGTTTAG
- a CDS encoding GntR family transcriptional regulator has protein sequence MTTQTGQRRYEIAEAVLRSNIAEGLLPQGLVLLEGHIAEILQTSRAPVQRALQALEADGLVHRFHGRGYLVGPTGFGIEPLRTDIRSIGLTVAKHADDALQNRSSWERIYDTVERDVAGCVVFGRYRIIETELASHFNVSRTVVRDVLARLSERGLVRKNQSSHWIAGPLTAQTIKDHFGLRAMLEPQALTTAAPNIDSEALLCLLDRLRQLERDHAGDGLKDVMEMQQCFIEVCILATPNEKLRELIRNNLLPVTAATSLLARLGLPGDLTTITEFRLIVELLARGATTAAAAMHGTHLDAALNRTIAQMKIVAIIPDPGATAAYLTRVQE, from the coding sequence ATGACGACACAAACCGGCCAACGCCGCTATGAAATTGCCGAGGCGGTGCTGCGTTCCAACATCGCCGAAGGCCTGTTGCCTCAAGGGCTTGTGCTGCTGGAAGGCCATATTGCCGAGATCCTGCAAACGTCCCGTGCGCCGGTACAACGGGCTTTGCAGGCGCTGGAGGCGGACGGGCTGGTGCATCGGTTTCACGGGCGCGGCTATCTCGTCGGACCGACAGGGTTTGGCATCGAGCCGTTGAGGACCGATATCCGCAGCATTGGCCTGACCGTCGCCAAACATGCCGACGACGCCTTGCAGAACCGGTCCTCCTGGGAGCGGATCTACGACACCGTCGAGCGCGATGTGGCCGGATGCGTGGTGTTTGGCCGCTACCGGATTATCGAGACCGAACTCGCCAGCCATTTCAATGTCAGCCGCACGGTGGTGCGCGATGTGCTGGCGCGGTTGAGCGAACGGGGACTGGTGCGCAAGAACCAAAGCTCCCACTGGATCGCCGGTCCGTTGACCGCCCAGACCATCAAGGACCATTTCGGGCTGCGCGCCATGCTGGAGCCACAGGCATTGACGACGGCTGCGCCCAACATCGATAGCGAGGCGCTGCTTTGCCTGCTGGACCGGCTTCGGCAACTGGAGAGGGATCATGCCGGAGACGGGCTGAAAGATGTGATGGAGATGCAGCAATGCTTCATCGAGGTCTGCATTCTGGCCACGCCCAATGAGAAGCTGCGGGAATTGATCCGCAACAATCTTCTGCCGGTGACGGCGGCAACCAGCCTGCTGGCCCGCCTTGGTCTTCCCGGCGACCTGACGACGATTACCGAATTCCGGCTGATCGTCGAGTTGCTGGCCCGTGGGGCGACCACGGCAGCGGCGGCCATGCATGGCACCCATTTGGACGCAGCCCTGAACCGGACCATCGCCCAGATGAAAATCGTCGCGATCATTCCCGACCCCGGCGCCACCGCAGCCTATCTGACCCGTGTTCAGGAATGA
- a CDS encoding ABC transporter ATP-binding protein encodes MTSVLELHNLVKTYGDTRALDGLSLSLPDDHYISLLGPSGSGKTTLLRVIAGFERCEGGSIRFAGQSMQDVAPHRRGIGFVFQNFALFPHLSVRENIAFGLANREVAPVTNAGEVADRVRDIIALVGLQGLETRAVTQISGGQKQRVALARTLVTEPKMVLLDEPLGALDANLRARMRNELRDIRERCGVTFLHVTGSESEALAMGDMVLVLDRGRIAQTGSSDTIYNRPVSADVARFLNCYNLFSGSVDGNSFVAPAGRLPLGGFRQSASSPAYAIRHDRISIRPVIAERGIDEVAIEASFLAEEYTGSAVYSFFSADDGSVFEVETHLSKDARPILEPQTRYALVWNKEHALVYA; translated from the coding sequence GTGACATCCGTGCTCGAGCTACACAATCTGGTCAAGACCTATGGGGACACGCGCGCCCTTGATGGCTTGAGCCTTTCGCTGCCCGACGATCATTACATTTCACTGCTCGGCCCGAGCGGATCGGGAAAGACAACCCTGCTCAGGGTGATCGCCGGGTTTGAGCGTTGCGAAGGTGGTTCTATCCGCTTTGCCGGACAGTCCATGCAGGACGTGGCACCGCATCGCCGTGGCATCGGCTTCGTCTTTCAGAATTTCGCGCTGTTTCCACATCTGAGCGTGCGGGAAAACATCGCCTTCGGCCTTGCCAATCGTGAGGTCGCGCCGGTGACCAATGCTGGCGAAGTGGCTGACAGGGTGCGTGACATCATCGCGCTGGTCGGCCTGCAAGGCTTGGAAACCCGCGCCGTTACCCAGATTTCCGGTGGCCAGAAACAGCGTGTCGCGCTGGCCCGCACCCTGGTCACCGAGCCGAAAATGGTGCTGCTGGACGAGCCACTCGGCGCGCTGGACGCCAATCTGCGCGCTCGCATGCGCAATGAGTTGCGCGACATCCGCGAGCGCTGCGGTGTCACCTTCCTGCATGTTACCGGCAGCGAGAGCGAGGCGCTGGCCATGGGCGACATGGTTCTGGTGCTGGACCGCGGGCGGATTGCCCAGACCGGCAGCTCGGACACGATCTATAACCGTCCGGTTTCCGCCGATGTGGCGCGTTTTCTGAATTGCTACAATCTGTTTTCCGGTTCTGTTGACGGCAACAGTTTCGTTGCCCCGGCAGGCCGCCTGCCGCTCGGCGGCTTCAGACAATCGGCTTCTAGCCCCGCCTATGCCATTCGCCATGACCGCATCTCCATCCGTCCTGTTATCGCCGAGCGCGGCATTGATGAGGTGGCAATCGAAGCGAGCTTTCTGGCCGAGGAATATACCGGTTCGGCGGTCTATTCGTTCTTCTCGGCGGATGATGGCTCGGTCTTCGAAGTGGAAACCCATTTGAGCAAGGACGCCCGCCCGATCCTCGAACCGCAGACCCGCTACGCGCTGGTCTGGAACAAGGAGCACGCCCTTGTCTACGCATAA
- a CDS encoding ABC transporter permease, with translation MTAIAEPAAKPSRISFWLVLPGVVWMLLFLVLPMLMMVYVSFWTQTTFTIKPVLTLQSWITFFSSDTYLGALWTTVRIWLLVLVATLAVGYPAALFVGLFVKNKTLQTVLLVLCVIPFWTSFLIRVLAWRPMLGKEGAINMILMKLGIVSHPIEVLLFSELSVIIGMTQIYCVFMVGPIAFMLGRIEPAIIEAAQDLGAGFWRIFRTIILPMSMPGVVVGAIFVSVMVLGEFATSAALSGRKVNLLGNIIVTQVGSLKWAFAAVAGVILTLLMGLVVAALLRVVDLRKEL, from the coding sequence ATCACCGCCATCGCGGAACCTGCCGCCAAGCCGTCGCGCATCTCCTTCTGGCTGGTCCTGCCGGGCGTTGTCTGGATGCTGTTGTTCCTGGTGCTGCCGATGTTGATGATGGTCTATGTGTCCTTCTGGACGCAGACCACCTTCACCATCAAGCCGGTGTTGACGCTGCAAAGCTGGATCACCTTTTTTTCCAGCGATACTTATCTGGGTGCGCTCTGGACCACGGTCAGGATTTGGCTTCTGGTATTGGTTGCGACCTTGGCTGTTGGCTATCCGGCGGCGCTGTTTGTCGGGCTGTTCGTCAAAAACAAGACGCTGCAAACCGTGCTTCTGGTGCTCTGCGTCATTCCGTTCTGGACCTCTTTCCTGATCCGCGTCCTCGCCTGGCGGCCAATGCTTGGCAAGGAAGGGGCGATCAACATGATCCTGATGAAGCTTGGTATTGTCAGCCATCCCATCGAAGTCCTGCTGTTTTCCGAACTGTCTGTGATCATCGGCATGACGCAGATCTATTGTGTGTTCATGGTCGGCCCCATCGCCTTCATGCTGGGGCGGATCGAGCCGGCAATCATTGAGGCGGCACAGGATCTCGGGGCCGGTTTCTGGCGGATTTTCCGCACCATCATTCTGCCGATGTCGATGCCGGGCGTGGTGGTGGGGGCGATCTTTGTCTCGGTCATGGTGCTCGGCGAATTTGCCACCTCGGCGGCACTGTCGGGCCGCAAGGTCAATCTGCTCGGCAATATCATTGTTACCCAAGTCGGGTCGCTGAAATGGGCCTTTGCGGCGGTGGCGGGCGTTATCCTCACCCTGCTGATGGGGCTGGTTGTCGCGGCGCTGCTGCGGGTCGTCGATCTCAGGAAGGAGTTGTAG
- a CDS encoding ABC transporter permease: MNSGAVKLGLGVYTTLFLVFLYGPLVVLAILSFQTGPEGGPQFPIIEWSVYWYKHLFGLTPPSRIAPLPINDALVRSMGLAVMTMIVSTVLGVISAQAFRSRFKGSGLVFYLIVLGMMVPGVLVGLGMALVANTLGIDRHWWGTAFVLHVVYTFPFAFLVMLAIFNRFDPSVEEAAWSLGVSPMRTFRKITFPLIFPGVLSAMLFAFTLSYDEFSRTLFASGRDLTLPLAIYGTFSVEVHPNVFAFGVLTTLFSFALLGTYAVLMGLSVRRARRMAVQEDA; the protein is encoded by the coding sequence ATGAATTCCGGAGCGGTCAAACTGGGGCTTGGCGTCTATACCACGCTGTTTCTGGTGTTTCTCTACGGGCCTTTGGTGGTTCTCGCCATCCTGTCCTTTCAGACGGGACCGGAAGGTGGCCCGCAATTTCCGATCATCGAATGGTCGGTCTATTGGTACAAGCACCTGTTCGGCCTGACTCCGCCCTCGCGCATTGCGCCACTGCCGATCAACGACGCCCTGGTGCGGTCCATGGGGCTGGCGGTGATGACAATGATCGTCTCCACCGTGCTGGGGGTGATTTCGGCCCAGGCTTTCCGCAGCCGGTTCAAAGGCTCCGGCCTGGTCTTCTACCTGATCGTGCTGGGCATGATGGTGCCGGGCGTGCTGGTCGGGCTTGGCATGGCGCTGGTTGCCAACACATTGGGCATCGACCGCCACTGGTGGGGCACGGCCTTTGTGCTGCATGTCGTCTATACCTTCCCCTTCGCCTTTCTGGTGATGCTGGCGATTTTCAATCGCTTCGACCCAAGCGTCGAGGAGGCGGCCTGGTCGCTTGGCGTCAGCCCGATGCGGACCTTTCGCAAGATCACCTTTCCGCTGATCTTTCCGGGCGTGCTGTCGGCCATGCTGTTTGCGTTCACGCTGTCCTATGACGAGTTTTCCCGCACGCTGTTTGCCTCTGGCCGCGATCTCACCCTGCCGCTGGCGATCTACGGGACGTTTTCGGTGGAAGTACACCCGAATGTCTTTGCCTTCGGCGTGCTGACCACGCTGTTTTCCTTCGCGCTGCTTGGCACTTACGCTGTGCTGATGGGGCTTTCGGTGCGCCGCGCCCGGCGCATGGCTGTTCAGGAGGATGCATGA